In the genome of Phycisphaerales bacterium, one region contains:
- the lysF gene encoding homoaconitase yields MSQTLIEKIAQRYAVGQPPGHRVRAGDFLSIQPAHCMTHDNTAAVIPKFRSMGATRIANPRQPVFCLDHDIQNTAPENLATYATIEAFAREQGIDFYPAGRGIGHQVLIEEGYVLPGTLVVASDSHANMYGAIGALGTPIVRTDAAAIWATGRTWWQVPEIVQVYLEGRLGPGVTGKDVIITLIGLYCRDEVLNACIEFAGPGVAALAMEERMTIANMTTEWGALAGVFPCDEVTLAYLRTRVQVLEQRSPRPQRLAPQVLTELAATPLCADPDAHYAKVLALDLALVRPRVAGPNEVKSTRSVAELAAERIRVDKAFLMSCVNGRTDDFAAAAAELRGRQVAPHVQLFVAAASSEVEQEARRRGDWQVLAEAGAKFLPAGCGACIGLGAGVLTDGEVGISATNRNFDGRMGSRKSQVYLASPAVVAASAAAGYIAAPQWAGNSVSTSDELTPRICSVPRPAQPAQRVELLAGFPGVIRGELLWVPKDNLNTDGIYGKEFTYKTLPPEEMAAVVMRNYDPEFQELAQAGDLLVGGYNFGCGSSREQGATALKFRGIGLVLAGSFSQTFSRNAFNNGFICLECPALVDSLRQAFGVRNERTLRTGWQATVDFGASAVSVVTAAGAQVFRYPPLGIVAQELIVAGGFEAVLRRTLS; encoded by the coding sequence ATGTCCCAGACGCTGATCGAAAAGATCGCCCAGCGCTACGCGGTCGGCCAGCCCCCCGGACACCGCGTCCGAGCCGGGGATTTCCTGTCCATACAGCCGGCGCACTGCATGACACACGACAATACGGCCGCCGTGATTCCCAAGTTCCGATCGATGGGCGCGACGCGCATTGCGAATCCCCGCCAGCCGGTTTTCTGCCTGGATCACGACATCCAGAACACCGCGCCGGAGAACCTTGCGACGTACGCCACGATCGAGGCGTTCGCGCGCGAACAGGGCATCGACTTCTACCCGGCTGGCCGCGGCATCGGCCACCAGGTGCTGATCGAAGAGGGCTACGTGCTGCCCGGCACGCTGGTCGTGGCTTCCGATTCGCATGCGAACATGTACGGCGCCATCGGTGCGCTCGGTACGCCCATCGTCCGGACCGACGCGGCCGCGATCTGGGCCACCGGGCGGACGTGGTGGCAGGTGCCCGAGATTGTGCAGGTGTACCTGGAAGGGCGACTCGGCCCCGGCGTGACCGGCAAGGATGTCATCATCACGCTGATCGGACTCTATTGCCGCGACGAGGTGCTCAACGCGTGCATCGAGTTCGCGGGTCCGGGGGTCGCAGCACTGGCGATGGAGGAGCGGATGACCATCGCCAATATGACCACCGAGTGGGGTGCGCTGGCCGGGGTGTTTCCGTGCGACGAGGTCACATTGGCCTACCTGCGCACGCGGGTCCAGGTATTGGAGCAGCGCAGCCCGCGCCCACAGCGCCTCGCGCCGCAGGTGCTGACTGAGCTGGCGGCCACACCCCTGTGTGCCGATCCCGATGCGCACTATGCGAAGGTGCTCGCGCTCGATCTGGCGCTGGTGCGGCCGCGCGTCGCCGGCCCGAATGAGGTCAAGTCAACACGCAGCGTGGCGGAGCTCGCGGCAGAGCGCATCCGGGTAGACAAGGCGTTCCTGATGAGTTGTGTGAACGGCCGGACCGACGACTTCGCGGCCGCCGCGGCGGAGCTGCGTGGTCGGCAGGTGGCGCCGCACGTCCAGTTGTTCGTGGCTGCGGCTTCGAGCGAGGTTGAGCAGGAGGCCCGGCGGCGCGGGGACTGGCAGGTGCTGGCTGAGGCCGGGGCGAAGTTTCTCCCGGCCGGGTGCGGGGCCTGCATCGGCCTCGGAGCGGGGGTGCTGACGGATGGTGAGGTGGGCATCTCCGCGACCAACCGGAACTTCGACGGCCGCATGGGCTCGCGCAAAAGCCAGGTGTACCTGGCGAGTCCGGCCGTGGTGGCGGCGTCGGCAGCAGCAGGGTACATCGCCGCACCGCAGTGGGCGGGAAACAGCGTATCGACCAGCGACGAGCTCACGCCCCGCATCTGTAGCGTGCCGCGGCCGGCCCAGCCGGCGCAGCGTGTAGAATTGCTGGCGGGCTTTCCGGGGGTGATCCGGGGCGAATTGCTGTGGGTGCCCAAAGACAACCTCAACACGGACGGCATCTACGGCAAGGAGTTCACCTACAAGACACTGCCACCGGAGGAGATGGCCGCGGTGGTCATGCGCAACTACGACCCGGAGTTCCAGGAACTAGCGCAGGCCGGCGACCTGCTGGTGGGCGGATACAACTTCGGCTGTGGTTCGTCGCGCGAACAGGGGGCAACCGCCCTGAAATTTCGCGGCATCGGCCTGGTGCTGGCGGGTTCGTTCTCACAGACGTTCAGCCGGAACGCGTTCAACAACGGCTTCATTTGTCTGGAGTGTCCGGCGCTCGTCGATTCACTCCGCCAGGCGTTCGGTGTCCGGAACGAGCGCACCCTCCGCACGGGCTGGCAGGCGACGGTCGATTTCGGGGCCTCCGCAGTGAGTGTCGTGACGGCCGCCGGCGCGCAGGTGTTTCGCTACCCACCGTTGGGGATCGTGGCCCAGGAGCTGATCGTGGCGGGTGGATTTGAGGCCGTGTTGCGGCGGACCCTTTCCTAG